A part of Sulfurifustis variabilis genomic DNA contains:
- a CDS encoding plasmid-related protein — MSWKPLDVPLAVMDPLPLECPGFEREWSEEDIAKLREGILIEALRDALDNRVAPERRAKTWKWIDSDDIGPFSFRVCAEVGGHDYLRLRETIHATARRQRGQGGKPSAA; from the coding sequence ATGAGCTGGAAACCACTCGACGTGCCGCTGGCAGTGATGGACCCGCTGCCATTGGAATGCCCGGGGTTCGAGCGCGAGTGGAGCGAGGAAGACATCGCGAAGCTGCGCGAAGGGATTCTGATCGAGGCCCTGCGCGATGCGCTCGACAACCGGGTGGCGCCCGAGCGGCGCGCGAAGACCTGGAAGTGGATCGACTCCGATGACATCGGACCGTTCAGCTTCCGGGTCTGCGCCGAGGTCGGAGGTCACGACTACCTCAGGCTGCGCGAGACGATCCACGCCACGGCGAGGCGTCAGCGCGGCCAAGGAGGTAAGCCAAGCGCGGCGTGA
- a CDS encoding DUF3150 domain-containing protein, which translates to MTLENQLETLERVDLVSIDCSIWSGRKRLRSDDIKLGAGGKLPPAQVASLGSKRIIDPEDLSVFHALKKRAERTCEAIGVRFLGGYAVPREKTEAVAQTLGEIAKSFTKEKEEFLQRYDGAVEAWVRQYPDFERQLRKELTPLEQVRTRIGFEYAMYRVAGTATATGHLGDQVGRLGSQLLREIAVEARELYEQSFAGSAGSDRKASRKSLGPIRRMREKLAGLGFLDSAVAPMVKTIDALFAVVPKTGPLEDALYDQALSIVLILSDPDKVRRHATAGLNAAGMPAGQDAEEELDPEVEVAVERARTTPARDTPSESLYF; encoded by the coding sequence ATGACACTCGAGAACCAGCTCGAGACGCTGGAGCGGGTGGACCTCGTGTCCATCGACTGCTCCATCTGGTCGGGTCGCAAGCGATTGCGCTCCGACGACATCAAGCTCGGCGCGGGCGGCAAGCTTCCCCCCGCGCAGGTGGCGAGCCTGGGGTCGAAGCGCATCATCGACCCCGAGGACCTGTCGGTGTTCCACGCGCTCAAGAAGCGCGCGGAGCGCACCTGCGAGGCGATCGGCGTGCGGTTTCTGGGCGGGTATGCCGTCCCGCGCGAAAAGACCGAGGCCGTCGCGCAGACCCTGGGCGAGATCGCGAAATCGTTCACGAAGGAGAAGGAGGAGTTTCTCCAGCGTTACGACGGCGCGGTCGAGGCGTGGGTCAGGCAGTACCCGGACTTCGAGCGGCAGCTTCGCAAGGAGCTCACCCCGCTCGAGCAGGTGCGGACGCGTATCGGCTTCGAGTACGCGATGTACCGCGTCGCCGGTACTGCGACCGCCACCGGCCATCTGGGCGACCAGGTGGGCCGGCTCGGGTCGCAGCTGCTTCGCGAGATTGCCGTGGAGGCACGCGAGCTCTACGAGCAGAGCTTTGCGGGATCCGCCGGGTCGGACCGCAAGGCCTCGCGCAAGTCGCTCGGGCCGATCCGGCGCATGCGCGAGAAGCTGGCCGGGCTCGGCTTCTTGGACTCGGCGGTGGCACCGATGGTGAAGACCATCGACGCGCTGTTCGCCGTGGTCCCGAAGACCGGGCCGTTGGAAGACGCGTTGTACGACCAGGCGTTGTCGATCGTGCTGATCCTGTCCGATCCGGACAAGGTGAGGCGGCACGCCACGGCGGGCCTGAACGCGGCCGGCATGCCGGCCGGGCAGGACGCCGAAGAAGAGCTCGACCCGGAAGTCGAGGTCGCCGTCGAGAGAGCCAGGACAACCCCGGCTCGCGACACGCCCTCGGAGTCGCTGTACTTCTGA
- a CDS encoding VWA domain-containing protein, which produces MHRALPIVAAALGRKFGVQVAIQGNRAATDGNTIVLPVLPDESAVRDVAWGYLAHEAAHVRYTDFETYRKSATSPLRGALMNSVEDVRIESALAHEYPGTRETIGTTVAQVLKEGGFDPDTSSPAGVLTSHVLLKLRCEVLNQEALAPLAQQADEALRKTFPKGVVTRLHGLLAEVRELRMTADALRLTDSIIRMLKEEQEKAKQQKPDPETQRDGEVEREEKAPDDAEAASAPSDAEAGAQDRQDGQAQAGSSTDPQGSAAADSEPTQGQGDGAGSSSRINDERSGNIGTGAGDGYGGDPDAIAKALEASAGDVPKDVFAKAAELLEAKAQEGIRQHGWTQLPSAEVAVSHDALKQKVLSEARANSNRLRAQLTGLVQSAREEARWSKRAGRRLDRSRLHRLAIGDTRVFVAVNEHQAPNTAVHLLVDVSGSMDEAVPQTNLTRCRLALDSACALSLALESIRGVNPAVTAFPGIDTYVQVLQRHGERVARVAGRFGQHPRGGTPMYEALWYVAAQLVLQREPRKLLIVLTDGDPSRPANVKRLVGELESRGGIEIYGVGIATMVVKSLFRSYRVINDVRELRTALFEIARAALLAA; this is translated from the coding sequence TTGCACAGGGCCCTGCCGATCGTGGCGGCGGCGCTCGGACGCAAGTTCGGCGTGCAGGTCGCGATCCAGGGCAATCGGGCGGCGACCGACGGCAACACCATCGTGTTGCCGGTGCTGCCCGACGAGAGCGCCGTTCGCGACGTGGCGTGGGGTTATCTCGCGCACGAGGCGGCGCATGTTCGCTACACCGACTTCGAGACGTATCGGAAGTCGGCGACGTCACCGCTCCGCGGCGCTCTCATGAATTCCGTCGAGGACGTGCGGATCGAGAGCGCCCTGGCGCACGAGTATCCCGGCACGCGCGAGACCATCGGCACGACGGTCGCGCAGGTGCTGAAGGAAGGCGGTTTCGATCCCGACACCAGCTCACCGGCCGGTGTACTGACCTCGCACGTGCTGCTCAAGCTTCGATGCGAGGTGCTGAACCAGGAGGCGCTCGCGCCGCTGGCACAGCAGGCCGACGAGGCGTTGCGCAAGACCTTCCCGAAAGGTGTGGTCACTCGCCTACACGGTTTGCTTGCGGAAGTTCGCGAGCTTCGCATGACGGCCGATGCGCTGCGACTCACCGACAGCATCATACGCATGCTGAAGGAAGAACAGGAAAAGGCGAAGCAGCAGAAGCCCGATCCCGAAACGCAGCGCGACGGTGAAGTCGAGCGCGAAGAGAAGGCGCCTGACGATGCGGAAGCGGCCAGTGCGCCAAGCGATGCCGAGGCAGGCGCGCAGGACCGGCAAGACGGGCAGGCGCAGGCCGGCAGCTCGACCGATCCGCAAGGTTCCGCGGCGGCCGATTCCGAGCCGACCCAGGGACAGGGCGATGGGGCCGGTAGTTCATCGCGAATCAACGATGAGCGATCCGGCAACATCGGGACCGGCGCCGGCGATGGTTACGGAGGAGATCCAGATGCGATCGCCAAGGCGCTTGAGGCCTCCGCCGGCGATGTCCCCAAGGACGTGTTCGCCAAGGCGGCCGAGCTGCTCGAGGCGAAGGCGCAGGAGGGGATTCGCCAACATGGCTGGACCCAGCTGCCGAGCGCCGAGGTGGCGGTGAGCCACGATGCGCTCAAGCAGAAGGTACTGTCCGAGGCGCGCGCCAACAGCAATCGGCTGCGCGCCCAGCTCACGGGCCTGGTGCAGAGCGCCCGCGAGGAGGCCCGCTGGTCCAAACGTGCTGGCAGGCGTCTGGACCGCAGCCGTCTGCACCGTCTGGCGATCGGCGATACCCGGGTGTTCGTGGCAGTCAACGAGCATCAGGCGCCGAACACCGCCGTGCATCTGCTGGTGGACGTGTCGGGTTCGATGGACGAGGCGGTACCCCAAACGAACCTGACGCGTTGCCGGCTCGCGCTCGACAGCGCCTGCGCGCTGTCGTTGGCCCTGGAGAGCATCCGCGGCGTCAATCCGGCCGTGACCGCCTTCCCGGGCATCGATACGTACGTGCAGGTGCTGCAACGCCATGGCGAGCGGGTAGCGCGTGTTGCCGGCCGCTTCGGCCAGCATCCGCGTGGCGGAACGCCGATGTACGAGGCGCTCTGGTACGTGGCGGCGCAGCTCGTGCTGCAGCGGGAGCCGAGGAAGCTCCTCATCGTCCTCACCGACGGTGATCCGAGCCGGCCCGCCAACGTGAAACGACTCGTCGGCGAGCTGGAGAGCCGTGGCGGCATCGAGATCTACGGTGTCGGAATCGCCACGATGGTGGTGAAGAGCCTGTTCCGCAGCTACCGCGTCATCAACGACGTGCGCGAGCTGCGCACGGCGCTCTTCGAGATCGCACGCGCGGCGCTCCTGGCCGCGTAG